The Winogradskyella schleiferi genome contains the following window.
TCGCGTACTTCTTTGCCTTCTGCAACTTCTGTTCCGTAACCAGCTGGTGTAAATATGGCAGGAAATCCAGCTTGTGCTGCTCGACAACGTTCTGCTAATGTGCCTTGCGGTATTAGCTCAACATCTAGTTCACCTGATAACATTTGGCGCTCAAACTCATCGTTCTCTCCAACATAAGATGAGATCATCTTTTTAATCTGTTTTTGATGTAACAGTAAACCTAAGCCAAAATCATCTACTCCTGCATTATTGGAAATACAGGTCAGTCCTTTAATATTTAGTTTTACGAGTTCGGCAATGGCATTCTCGGGAATTCCGGATAGACCAAAACCACCGAACATAAAGGTCATATTATCTCTTACACCTTTGAGTGCATCAGAAATATTATCCACTTTTTTATTAATCATAGCTAGAAATATTTTGCTTCTGAAAAATACGAAACTAAGTTCTAAACCAATAATTAAAAATCATAAAATAAAGGTGTGACTATTGAAGGTTTTTAAAAATCGAAGTCCACGGGTTCCTCAGGATCATCATCGCTACCAAGATCACCTTCGTCCCTGGCTTCGCAGTCGACATCAATTTTTAAATTTGAAGGTTTCTCGAACTCTCCACCGGAAACATCCAAGGTCTTATCGGCGTAACAGGCTTTCATATATAATCCCCAAATTGGCAAGGCCATAGAAGCACCTTGACCATATTGAATATTCTTAAAATGCACAGCTCTATCTTCTGCACCAACCCAAACACCTGTGACCAAGTTGGGCACCATGCCCATAAACCAACCATCACTTTGGTTTTGAGTCGTTCCTGTTTTACCTGCAATTGGATTTTTCAATTCGTAAGGATACCCTGTAATAATTTCTTTATAAACAGCATTCCATTTATCAAAACCACTATGTCTTAATCGTCTACCAGAGCCTGCTTGTGTTACACCCTCCATAAGATTTACAGTTACATAAGCCACTTCTTCACTAAGAACATCTTTACTCTCTGGCGTAAACTGATATAAAATAGTACCATTTTTATCTTCAATACGAGTCACCATTACAGGTTTATTGTAAACCCCTTTATTCGCAAACGTAGAATAGGCCGCAACCATTTCGTAAACACTAATATCTGGCGTGCCCAATGCAATTGCAGGTACTGGTAAAATATCTGCCGAAACACCCAATTTTTTAGCCATTTCCACAACAGGTTGTGGTCCTATTTCATTAATTAAACGTGCCGTAACCGTATTGGTAGAACTTGCTAATGCGTCTTTAAGGGTTTGTTTTCCGGAATAATTACCATCAGAATTTTTCGTAGTCCAAGCTTCTGGATTTCCGAATTTATTGGCTTCAATAGTAATTGGTGTTCTTGGAAATGAATCGCAAGGCGAAAATTGCAATTGGTCAATGGCTGTGGCATACACAAAAGGCTTGAAAGTAGAACCCACTTGTCGTGCACCTTGCTTAACCATATCGTATTGAAAATGCTTATAATTCATGCCTCCAACCCACGCTTTTACATGACCTGTTTGCGGATCCATAGACATCATTCCTGGACGTAAAAATGATTTATAATAACGCATGGAATCCATAGGTTTC
Protein-coding sequences here:
- a CDS encoding CoA transferase subunit A, yielding MINKKVDNISDALKGVRDNMTFMFGGFGLSGIPENAIAELVKLNIKGLTCISNNAGVDDFGLGLLLHQKQIKKMISSYVGENDEFERQMLSGELDVELIPQGTLAERCRAAQAGFPAIFTPAGYGTEVAEGKEVREFDGKMYVLEHAFKADFAFIKAWKGDAAGNLIFKGTARNFNPNMCGAAEITVVEVEELVPVGELDPNQIHIPGIFVQRIFQGETYEKRIEQRTVRPKS